The Fervidibacillus albus genome contains a region encoding:
- a CDS encoding amidohydrolase — translation MKQEQLARKLSKWRRDFHQFPETGFLEMRTASIVAATLDELGFHLQYGREVMSEDHCMGKPDEEETKEHYEWAKNNGANLKYLHHFREGYTGIVATWDSGKKGPTVAIRVDMDALDIHETEVENHVPNMEGFRSVVPNKMHACGHDAHTAIGLGLAAMISENKEQLTGRIKLIFQPAEEGTRGAKSMVKAGVVTDVDYFIAIHIGTGVPKHHFVAANNGFFATSKLDITFNGVASHAGGKPEEGRNALLAAATAVQNIFAISRHSSGATRVNVGILQAGTGRNIIPNQAILKMETRGETSSINEYLREHVKAIVEGAAKMYNIDYEMNLVGEAKSCTCSKELAKRLHTVAESHPFIEQSVVENNNQAGSEDATFFIEEVQQNGGQATYCIIGTELAAGHHNEKFDIHEDTLLPAVEILYNAIVKLTETN, via the coding sequence ATGAAACAGGAACAATTAGCAAGGAAACTTTCGAAATGGAGAAGAGATTTTCATCAATTTCCTGAAACCGGTTTTTTAGAAATGAGAACGGCGTCGATTGTTGCAGCAACGTTGGACGAACTCGGTTTTCATCTGCAATACGGTCGCGAAGTTATGTCCGAAGATCATTGTATGGGAAAACCGGATGAGGAAGAAACGAAAGAACATTACGAATGGGCGAAAAATAATGGGGCCAATTTGAAGTATCTTCATCATTTTCGAGAAGGATACACGGGAATCGTCGCCACTTGGGATTCAGGTAAAAAAGGTCCGACCGTTGCTATCCGAGTCGATATGGATGCACTAGATATTCACGAGACGGAAGTGGAAAATCATGTACCGAATATGGAAGGTTTCCGTTCAGTTGTTCCAAACAAAATGCACGCTTGTGGTCATGATGCCCATACAGCGATCGGGTTAGGTTTAGCGGCGATGATTTCGGAAAATAAGGAACAATTAACCGGTCGAATCAAATTGATTTTTCAACCTGCTGAGGAAGGTACCCGTGGAGCAAAATCGATGGTAAAAGCTGGTGTCGTAACGGATGTCGATTACTTTATTGCCATTCATATCGGAACAGGGGTACCGAAACATCATTTTGTCGCGGCAAACAACGGATTTTTTGCTACTTCCAAATTGGATATAACGTTCAACGGTGTAGCATCCCATGCAGGTGGAAAGCCGGAAGAGGGAAGAAACGCATTGTTAGCGGCTGCCACGGCAGTACAAAATATTTTTGCAATTTCGCGTCATTCAAGCGGTGCTACGCGCGTCAATGTTGGCATTTTACAAGCAGGTACCGGAAGAAATATTATTCCCAATCAAGCCATTTTAAAGATGGAGACGCGAGGAGAAACGTCATCGATTAATGAATATTTGAGGGAACATGTGAAGGCAATCGTTGAAGGGGCAGCGAAAATGTACAACATTGATTATGAAATGAATTTAGTAGGTGAGGCAAAAAGTTGTACGTGTTCAAAGGAACTGGCAAAACGACTTCACACGGTCGCAGAAAGTCATCCCTTTATCGAGCAAAGTGTTGTTGAAAATAATAATCAAGCTGGTTCCGAAGATGCAACATTTTTCATAGAAGAAGTACAACAAAACGGCGGTCAAGCGACATATTGCATTATTGGAACGGAGCTAGCAGCAGGACACCATAATGAAAAATTTGACATTCATGAAGATACCCTTTTACCAGCAGTGGAAATTTTATACAACGCAATCGTGAAATTAACCGAAACAAACTAA
- the cas9 gene encoding type II CRISPR RNA-guided endonuclease Cas9 (Cas9, originally named Csn1, is the large, multifunctional signature protein of type II CRISPR/Cas systems. It is well known even to general audiences because its RNA-guided endonuclease activity has made it a popular tool for custom editing of eukaryotic genomes.) codes for MTKVLGLDIGISSVGWGIIDIDNGTIIDAGVRLFEEATRNANEERRNFRGTRRVIRRRSHRLERAKKLFQDYQLPVSGIGKVDPYLARYNAIYNKVTKEELVAGLYHIVKRRGTVLDSPEEDEKNRNELSTKEQLSRNKKLLENKYICEIQLERLKNGSGKIRNHENRFRTEDYVNEARAILLKQQQMHPEISNEFIEKFIELIQKRRQYFEGPGSKKSPTKYGRYYIDKNGNISYMSMIDKMRGKCTYFPDEPRVAKMAITAELFDWLNGDLNKLMINGEYLTYEDKLYLFEQIIKKGKNLTLKQILKYKGVSDDADVRGYRIDLKSNKPIFTVFAGYKEILKTVKEYQLPEQILDNFDLMDEIADVLSSEKSFEQREKRLAKLFSQFNRADRQKIIDAFKHNTKFKGYHTLSKKAMLTILDDLWHTNKNQMELFWEYGLEQKRFSNSGNQKYIKFDDSAILSTVAKRAHREAIKIVNEVRKKYGEMDAIAIETAREKNSDEKRKRYKDFQKQVGKHEKEMAKLLGVKSLEELNLNSKQHLALKLWASQDGKCMYSGKRISVQDIVSNPFLFEIDHILPISISFDDSQANKVLCYHQENQLKGQRTPYQYFQSGKASRTFDQFKVEVLNLFNSKKISNKKKEYLLELRDIQHNEDLQREFINRNLVDTRYASRSFSMTLRSFFRSNHINTKVFSIKGSFTAAVRRRARLDKDREKSHAHHAIDALIVAAVAKMPVFEYFREFDMNENGVVFNKKTGEILKEEDFYRNRFITFIRNLMNYESKVKYSHKVDRKVNRILSDQTIYGTRKKEGETYYLGKYSDIYNLDKNSIKPVLSRLKKHPDSFLIAQHNPDLFQHILKIVKEYAEEENPFKAYYNDHGYILKDGKVPVKQLRYYEKKLGNHIKITDKYPKAKNDVVLLRIKSLRIDVYKNKEGIYKYIGVPYYWFKQQGDYYVLDMKKYNDEKMQSYKNIDDSFEFQFSLYRNDRFSYEKNGENYERILIGDNNSRKNIIELDYVDKKKDGKERLFLTFSTINNIVKYNTDVLGNTYIVKKENFKDTLQLL; via the coding sequence ATGACGAAGGTTCTTGGGTTAGATATCGGCATTTCTTCGGTAGGTTGGGGAATTATCGATATTGATAACGGGACAATTATCGATGCAGGCGTCCGATTGTTTGAAGAAGCGACGAGAAATGCCAATGAAGAAAGAAGAAATTTCAGGGGTACTCGGCGTGTAATTCGCAGGAGATCGCACCGCTTGGAAAGGGCTAAAAAACTATTCCAAGACTACCAGTTACCAGTTTCAGGAATTGGGAAAGTAGATCCTTATTTGGCTCGATATAACGCCATATATAACAAAGTTACAAAGGAAGAACTTGTTGCTGGATTGTATCATATTGTCAAACGAAGAGGAACTGTATTGGATTCACCAGAGGAAGATGAGAAAAATAGAAATGAACTTTCGACAAAAGAACAGTTATCAAGAAATAAAAAGTTACTCGAAAATAAATATATTTGTGAAATTCAGTTAGAGCGATTGAAAAACGGTTCGGGAAAAATAAGAAATCATGAAAACCGTTTCCGAACAGAGGATTATGTAAATGAAGCAAGGGCCATATTATTAAAACAACAACAAATGCATCCCGAAATTTCGAATGAATTCATTGAAAAATTTATTGAACTCATTCAAAAACGAAGGCAGTATTTTGAAGGCCCAGGATCAAAAAAATCCCCAACCAAATATGGACGATATTATATTGATAAAAATGGCAACATATCTTATATGTCGATGATTGATAAAATGCGGGGGAAATGTACGTATTTTCCTGATGAGCCTCGAGTAGCAAAAATGGCAATCACTGCCGAGCTGTTTGATTGGTTGAATGGAGATTTGAACAAATTAATGATTAATGGAGAATACTTAACTTATGAAGATAAATTGTACTTATTTGAACAAATTATCAAAAAAGGAAAGAACCTAACTCTCAAACAAATTTTGAAATATAAAGGTGTGTCAGATGATGCTGATGTAAGAGGATATAGAATTGATTTAAAATCGAACAAACCAATTTTTACTGTTTTTGCAGGTTATAAAGAAATATTAAAAACTGTAAAAGAGTATCAATTACCTGAACAAATATTAGATAATTTTGATTTAATGGATGAAATAGCAGATGTATTATCTTCAGAAAAATCGTTTGAACAACGTGAAAAAAGATTAGCAAAATTATTTTCACAATTTAATCGTGCTGATAGACAGAAAATTATTGACGCCTTTAAACATAATACAAAATTCAAGGGTTATCACACTTTATCAAAAAAAGCAATGTTAACAATCTTGGATGATCTATGGCATACAAATAAAAATCAAATGGAACTGTTTTGGGAATACGGATTAGAACAAAAACGTTTTTCAAATTCTGGAAATCAAAAATATATTAAATTTGATGATTCCGCAATATTAAGTACTGTAGCAAAACGTGCACACCGAGAAGCTATAAAAATCGTTAATGAAGTACGAAAAAAATATGGGGAAATGGACGCGATCGCAATAGAAACTGCTCGAGAAAAGAATAGCGATGAAAAAAGGAAGCGATATAAAGATTTTCAAAAACAAGTAGGAAAACATGAAAAAGAAATGGCCAAATTACTCGGTGTCAAATCTTTAGAGGAGTTAAATTTAAATAGTAAACAACATCTCGCTTTAAAACTTTGGGCTTCACAAGACGGGAAATGTATGTATTCTGGAAAACGTATTTCTGTTCAAGATATTGTATCGAATCCGTTCTTGTTTGAAATTGATCATATACTACCGATATCAATATCTTTCGACGACAGCCAAGCTAACAAAGTGTTATGTTATCATCAAGAAAATCAGTTGAAAGGTCAAAGGACACCTTACCAATATTTTCAATCAGGGAAAGCAAGTAGAACATTTGATCAATTCAAAGTAGAAGTATTAAATTTGTTTAATAGCAAAAAAATCTCGAATAAGAAAAAAGAGTACCTTCTAGAGTTAAGGGATATCCAACATAATGAAGATTTGCAACGCGAATTTATTAATCGAAATCTGGTCGATACACGTTATGCATCGAGAAGTTTTTCAATGACTTTACGATCCTTTTTTAGATCGAATCATATTAATACAAAAGTCTTTTCAATTAAAGGATCATTTACAGCTGCCGTTAGGAGAAGGGCAAGATTAGATAAAGATCGTGAAAAAAGCCACGCCCATCATGCAATCGATGCATTAATTGTCGCTGCGGTTGCAAAAATGCCTGTGTTTGAATATTTTAGGGAATTCGACATGAATGAAAACGGTGTAGTGTTCAATAAAAAAACGGGTGAAATACTCAAAGAAGAGGATTTTTACCGCAATCGGTTCATTACATTTATCAGAAATTTAATGAATTATGAATCGAAAGTAAAATATTCCCATAAAGTAGATCGGAAAGTTAATCGAATTTTATCTGATCAAACAATATACGGAACAAGAAAAAAAGAAGGCGAAACATATTATTTAGGAAAGTATTCCGATATATATAACCTTGACAAAAATAGCATAAAGCCCGTTTTGTCCAGATTGAAAAAACACCCGGATAGTTTTTTAATCGCACAGCATAATCCAGATCTCTTTCAGCACATTTTAAAAATTGTAAAAGAGTATGCTGAGGAAGAAAATCCATTTAAAGCTTATTATAATGATCACGGATACATTTTAAAGGATGGGAAAGTGCCGGTTAAACAATTGCGATACTATGAGAAAAAATTAGGAAATCACATAAAAATAACGGATAAATATCCGAAGGCGAAAAATGATGTAGTCTTGTTACGGATTAAATCGCTTCGTATTGATGTATATAAAAATAAGGAAGGGATTTATAAGTATATCGGCGTTCCATATTACTGGTTTAAACAGCAAGGGGATTATTATGTACTAGACATGAAAAAATATAATGATGAGAAAATGCAATCATATAAAAACATCGATGATAGTTTTGAATTTCAATTTAGTTTATATCGAAATGACCGATTTTCTTATGAAAAAAATGGTGAAAATTACGAACGTATTTTAATTGGTGATAATAACTCTAGAAAAAATATTATTGAACTTGATTACGTGGATAAGAAAAAAGACGGAAAAGAAAGGTTGTTTTTAACCTTTTCTACAATAAATAATATTGTGAAGTATAATACGGATGTTTTAGGAAATACTTATATAGTAAAAAAAGAAAATTTTAAAGATACTTTACAATTGTTGTAG
- the cas1 gene encoding type II CRISPR-associated endonuclease Cas1, with amino-acid sequence MSWRIVYVTESEEMKLYLDNLKVVKREQEILIPLSDIHTIVVDNHRTVVTGRLMNKLAEYHILLIFCDETHNPNVFSMGLYSHYRVYGVLRDQMKWNDEIKGEMWKKIIQIKIHNQLSVLRYLKNSDDSIKRLTSYAKDVMFEDRTNREGLAAKIYFNELFGKNFVRQRGAVDVYNSALNYGYMVLRACFARSVVAHGLHPSFGIGHRNQFNAFNLVDDCMESFRPIIDFWVYMIMNDAEYLDRERKQALIGKLHNKVQIGGQKQTVLNAIDLFVQSFIKAMDTKNLNLLTYPENGIAI; translated from the coding sequence TTGAGTTGGCGAATCGTTTATGTGACCGAATCGGAAGAGATGAAATTGTATTTGGATAACCTAAAGGTTGTAAAAAGAGAACAAGAAATTTTAATTCCTTTATCTGATATTCACACAATCGTTGTGGATAACCATCGTACAGTAGTGACAGGGAGACTTATGAATAAATTGGCTGAGTACCATATTTTACTTATATTTTGCGATGAAACTCATAATCCGAATGTATTTTCTATGGGATTATATAGTCATTATCGGGTGTATGGTGTTTTAAGAGATCAAATGAAATGGAACGATGAAATTAAAGGGGAAATGTGGAAAAAAATCATTCAAATAAAAATACATAATCAGTTATCCGTCTTGCGTTATTTGAAAAATAGCGATGATTCAATTAAACGGCTAACATCTTATGCAAAAGACGTTATGTTTGAAGATCGCACGAATCGTGAAGGACTAGCAGCGAAAATTTATTTTAACGAGTTGTTCGGGAAAAACTTTGTTCGGCAAAGGGGAGCTGTTGATGTGTATAATTCAGCTTTGAATTATGGGTATATGGTATTGAGGGCTTGTTTTGCACGATCTGTAGTTGCCCATGGTCTACATCCATCATTTGGTATCGGTCATCGAAATCAATTTAATGCATTTAATTTAGTTGATGATTGTATGGAGTCATTTCGACCAATTATTGATTTTTGGGTGTACATGATAATGAACGATGCAGAATATCTAGATCGGGAAAGAAAACAAGCGTTAATCGGTAAATTACATAACAAAGTACAAATTGGAGGTCAAAAACAAACTGTATTAAATGCTATAGATTTATTTGTCCAATCGTTTATTAAAGCGATGGATACAAAAAATCTAAATTTATTAACATATCCGGAAAATGGGATCGCCATATAG
- the cas2 gene encoding CRISPR-associated endonuclease Cas2, with amino-acid sequence MRLLVFFDLPMNTKEEKRIYIKFRKFLIEDGFMMLQFSVYAKIFPNRISLVQYVESLKRNLPKKGSVRAMAITEKQYENMLILVGGKTMQEQTVSDEPMVIL; translated from the coding sequence ATGAGATTACTTGTATTTTTTGACCTCCCAATGAACACAAAAGAAGAAAAACGTATCTATATAAAATTCAGAAAATTCCTAATAGAAGATGGGTTTATGATGTTGCAATTCTCCGTATATGCAAAAATTTTTCCGAATCGAATTAGTTTAGTTCAGTACGTTGAAAGTTTAAAAAGAAATTTACCGAAAAAAGGTTCAGTTCGTGCTATGGCAATTACTGAAAAACAATATGAAAATATGCTTATTCTTGTAGGAGGAAAAACAATGCAAGAACAAACCGTTTCAGATGAACCGATGGTGATCCTATGA
- a CDS encoding NUDIX domain-containing protein yields the protein MSNYPNYRNTVEIIIQNEGKVLLTKRSEDSVVAPGVWNVPAGKVKYEEIPVEALYREAKEETNLEVELVKELSVRNFTGETATGEKYYRVVFTYLVKPKNDDVSALHIDEEHSDYAWVDKEELQSEKYDSLLEELKTIISEQVF from the coding sequence ATGTCAAATTATCCTAATTACCGTAATACAGTAGAAATCATTATTCAAAACGAAGGGAAAGTGCTGCTTACTAAACGCTCAGAGGATTCTGTTGTGGCTCCGGGTGTTTGGAATGTACCAGCAGGGAAAGTAAAATATGAAGAAATTCCAGTAGAAGCTCTATATCGTGAAGCAAAAGAAGAAACGAATTTAGAAGTGGAATTGGTAAAAGAACTGTCTGTTCGTAATTTTACGGGAGAAACTGCTACAGGTGAAAAGTATTATCGTGTTGTTTTCACTTACCTTGTTAAACCAAAAAATGATGATGTTTCTGCTTTGCATATTGATGAAGAACATTCAGATTATGCTTGGGTAGATAAAGAAGAATTACAAAGTGAAAAATACGATTCCTTGCTTGAAGAATTAAAAACTATCATCTCAGAACAAGTATTTTGA
- a CDS encoding 4'-phosphopantetheinyl transferase family protein, giving the protein MGWIFAVNRLSVNQPQYEKMLGLISTERRNQINSLRFVDDRINSLLGELLIRHTLSCQYQIKNENICFDRDIYGKPFVVDRDDFHFNVSHSNHWVVCGVSHLPIGIDIEYVDKSNTDIDIQIANRFFSQEEVQYLLSHPPEKQSKVFYELWTKKESCIKAVGKGLALPLRSFSVLSNTILIDNKSYHNSTQITKKYPFSLSTYPYAPPERYWYDDGRLRG; this is encoded by the coding sequence ATGGGATGGATTTTTGCCGTAAATCGTCTCTCTGTAAATCAACCTCAATATGAAAAAATGTTGGGGTTGATTTCAACTGAAAGGAGAAATCAGATCAACAGTCTTCGATTTGTGGATGACCGAATCAACTCTTTGTTGGGAGAATTACTTATTCGTCATACATTAAGTTGTCAGTATCAAATAAAAAACGAAAACATCTGTTTCGATAGGGATATATATGGAAAGCCCTTTGTTGTAGATAGGGATGATTTCCACTTTAATGTATCTCATTCAAATCATTGGGTTGTTTGCGGAGTAAGTCATCTTCCGATAGGGATAGATATTGAATACGTTGATAAATCAAATACCGACATTGACATTCAAATAGCTAATCGCTTTTTTAGCCAAGAAGAAGTGCAATATTTACTTTCTCATCCTCCCGAAAAACAATCCAAAGTTTTTTATGAATTATGGACTAAGAAGGAAAGTTGCATCAAAGCAGTAGGAAAAGGTTTAGCGTTGCCGCTGCGTTCATTTAGTGTGCTTTCCAACACCATACTGATTGATAACAAATCATATCACAATTCAACTCAAATAACAAAGAAGTATCCTTTTAGTTTGTCAACCTATCCTTATGCTCCACCTGAAAGATATTGGTATGATGATGGCAGATTAAGAGGATAG
- a CDS encoding ABC transporter ATP-binding protein, with product MTILQVENITKSYGKELVLNNISFNIPYPKIVALVGPNGSGKTSLLNIITNLLKPDSGNIQILGRPNTDPNIFYETSFMQDNSVLYEYLTGYDHLQFIADVQNLSKEQILKTSQMVGNDGYLHKKVKNYSLGMKQHLLLAMAILNKPKLLILDEPLNGLDPTSAIRVRELIIQLHKEGTTILISSHNLGEIDRITSNIIFIKNGQIIEEDLAEFEQVTYYLSVSNQQHAIKILKEQQIPVILENDRLKIWIDEKSLQTVISVLLNQGISIKDIEKKITGSEERYQQIFGKKDEEDESFEI from the coding sequence TTGACAATTTTACAAGTGGAAAACATCACAAAATCCTATGGTAAAGAACTAGTTTTAAATAATATCTCTTTTAATATTCCATATCCTAAGATAGTCGCCCTTGTGGGTCCTAATGGTTCTGGAAAAACTTCGTTACTAAATATCATTACCAATCTATTGAAACCAGATAGTGGGAATATACAAATATTAGGGCGACCAAATACAGACCCTAATATTTTTTACGAAACTTCTTTTATGCAGGATAACTCTGTTTTATATGAATATTTAACAGGATATGATCATTTACAGTTTATAGCAGATGTACAAAATTTATCTAAGGAACAAATTCTTAAAACATCACAAATGGTAGGAAATGATGGGTACTTACATAAAAAGGTTAAAAACTATTCTTTAGGAATGAAACAACATTTACTTTTGGCTATGGCAATTTTAAACAAACCAAAGTTATTAATCTTAGATGAACCATTAAATGGATTAGATCCAACTAGCGCTATTAGAGTACGTGAGTTAATCATACAACTCCATAAAGAAGGAACAACAATTTTAATTTCATCACATAATTTAGGAGAAATCGATCGTATAACATCAAATATTATTTTTATAAAAAACGGTCAAATCATTGAAGAGGATTTAGCTGAGTTTGAGCAAGTTACATATTATTTATCTGTTTCTAATCAACAACATGCAATCAAGATTTTAAAAGAACAACAAATTCCTGTAATACTTGAAAATGATCGTTTGAAGATTTGGATAGATGAAAAATCACTTCAAACAGTGATTTCAGTCCTATTAAATCAGGGTATTTCAATTAAAGACATAGAAAAAAAGATAACAGGTTCGGAAGAAAGATATCAACAAATTTTTGGTAAAAAGGATGAAGAGGATGAATCTTTTGAAATTTGA
- a CDS encoding ABC transporter permease subunit, with amino-acid sequence MNLLKFELKKSWRSKKIFLLFLFTLIFVSGLFFRNFLMQEEIKERKLQQLSPLVQEVHEISSEYKKMLLDNPENPTFQAINDHLIEMQTKLQDWTNAIKYEDWESVPLFELQFLESIQNYQILGGEFKALQGLELEKAIEKNKILVHNNLPYEDDQYSLSTPNFIKLITTTFMSLFGIVFFIFIIGDLFSEDLEGQTIRTIYTQPIKKWKVILSKYITMLITSVIAVFFIFIISFLCTLLVNGQVGSFQYPQLIEYGNLPELGFTYISTGEYLFQWYILFLSVVSFSFAIVILVSVILSNRIGVLFTSVLLILSGVFMTNHFDVLQNHLNPFYYYNLREWIERPKELSQLKNVWILFLYSVLIFFVCLFLQKRTALLNNQSVSKRPFRKGNTIRSAKGFKAIFLFEFRKHIRQGYIKPMIFVMTIFIIVAYIFISLEVAERKKEMISSTKTNIEFIEDELISTFDENKLEEYAETIRILESKKTLTEDEKLELQTAKDNFVYYEEQLEIDKTLLQQEKDMLQAYEEDWRTYYDYWIYQNKLWKGEITLPDREYERYLSFFTYAASIEEKEILKRKGLEPVLPSDTLYSIYDYDYETNPVKRLERINESRKIDNTGLFYVYTFISTFVYFVPIFLLLFLFGTGFSKEKGKKRPLHFLYTQPVSKERMYTAKFIVSIVLSISFFLGIIFFMTIIGTIGNRFGDWEFPILHYDADVDVKSASYSGTVTSEGGFHFINMGDYLVENVLLIITGLIFLITLALFLSNFVKNYVHLIVLTTGISIAGYFVSTMDKFSHFTHLLPFAYLNSGKIINGEIATVLNNNAIGLSSGFMVLLFSTLILYFIGVFIFKKQTRI; translated from the coding sequence ATGAATCTTTTGAAATTTGAACTAAAAAAAAGTTGGCGTAGTAAAAAAATATTTCTTCTTTTTTTATTCACTCTTATTTTTGTTTCGGGTCTGTTTTTTAGAAACTTTCTTATGCAAGAAGAAATAAAAGAGCGTAAATTGCAACAATTATCACCTCTTGTACAAGAAGTACATGAGATATCATCTGAATACAAAAAAATGTTATTGGATAATCCTGAAAATCCCACATTTCAAGCTATAAATGATCATTTAATCGAAATGCAAACAAAGTTACAGGATTGGACGAATGCCATTAAATATGAAGATTGGGAATCTGTTCCTTTATTTGAATTACAATTTTTAGAGTCCATTCAGAACTACCAAATACTTGGTGGTGAATTCAAAGCACTACAAGGATTGGAATTAGAGAAAGCAATCGAAAAAAATAAAATTCTTGTCCATAATAATCTTCCATATGAGGATGATCAATACTCTCTATCTACACCAAATTTTATTAAGTTAATTACAACAACCTTCATGAGTTTATTCGGTATTGTATTTTTTATTTTCATAATTGGTGATTTGTTCAGTGAAGATTTAGAAGGGCAAACCATTCGAACCATATACACACAGCCGATCAAAAAGTGGAAAGTTATATTAAGTAAATATATAACCATGTTAATTACATCCGTTATTGCCGTGTTTTTTATATTTATCATTTCTTTCTTGTGTACATTATTAGTTAATGGTCAAGTTGGTAGTTTTCAATACCCTCAATTAATTGAATATGGAAATCTACCTGAGCTTGGATTTACATATATATCAACTGGGGAATACTTGTTTCAATGGTACATTTTATTTTTAAGTGTAGTTAGCTTTTCGTTTGCTATAGTGATACTTGTATCGGTGATTTTAAGTAATAGAATAGGCGTTTTGTTTACTTCAGTTTTATTGATTCTATCCGGAGTATTCATGACAAATCATTTCGATGTTTTACAAAACCATCTTAATCCGTTCTACTACTATAATTTACGGGAATGGATTGAACGTCCGAAAGAACTAAGCCAATTAAAAAATGTCTGGATCTTATTTCTGTATAGTGTTCTAATATTTTTCGTGTGTCTATTTTTACAAAAGAGAACGGCACTTCTAAATAACCAATCAGTAAGTAAAAGACCTTTCCGGAAAGGCAACACCATTCGTTCAGCGAAAGGATTTAAAGCCATCTTTTTATTTGAATTTCGAAAGCATATAAGACAAGGTTACATAAAACCTATGATTTTTGTGATGACAATTTTTATTATAGTTGCATATATATTTATTTCACTTGAAGTTGCAGAAAGAAAAAAAGAAATGATCAGTAGTACAAAAACTAATATTGAATTTATAGAAGACGAATTAATTTCAACCTTTGATGAAAACAAATTAGAAGAATACGCAGAAACTATCCGTATTTTAGAAAGTAAGAAAACATTAACAGAAGATGAAAAACTCGAACTTCAAACGGCCAAAGATAATTTTGTGTATTACGAGGAACAACTTGAAATTGATAAAACACTACTTCAACAAGAGAAGGACATGCTACAAGCTTATGAAGAAGATTGGCGAACATATTATGATTATTGGATTTACCAAAATAAACTTTGGAAGGGCGAGATTACACTTCCAGATCGTGAATATGAAAGATATTTAAGCTTTTTTACATATGCGGCTAGTATTGAAGAAAAGGAAATACTTAAAAGAAAAGGTTTGGAACCGGTTCTACCATCCGATACATTGTATAGTATTTATGATTATGATTATGAAACCAATCCAGTAAAGAGACTAGAAAGAATAAATGAATCTAGAAAGATTGACAACACGGGTTTGTTTTATGTTTATACGTTTATTAGTACGTTTGTCTATTTTGTTCCAATTTTTCTACTGCTTTTCTTGTTTGGTACTGGATTTTCAAAAGAAAAAGGGAAAAAACGTCCGCTTCATTTTCTATATACCCAGCCAGTATCAAAAGAAAGAATGTATACGGCGAAATTCATTGTTTCAATTGTTCTATCCATTTCTTTTTTCTTAGGGATCATATTCTTTATGACCATCATCGGAACTATCGGAAATCGTTTTGGTGATTGGGAATTTCCAATTCTCCATTATGATGCAGATGTAGATGTGAAATCAGCGTCATATTCAGGTACAGTAACATCTGAAGGTGGTTTTCACTTTATAAATATGGGGGATTATTTAGTAGAGAACGTACTACTCATAATTACAGGGCTTATCTTCTTAATTACATTAGCTCTATTCTTGTCGAACTTCGTTAAAAATTATGTCCATCTGATTGTATTAACTACAGGAATCTCAATAGCTGGATACTTCGTAAGTACAATGGACAAATTTTCACATTTTACTCATCTTCTACCGTTCGCATATTTAAACAGCGGAAAAATCATCAATGGTGAAATTGCGACTGTACTCAATAACAATGCGATCGGGTTGAGTTCAGGTTTCATGGTACTACTATTTAGTACACTTATTTTATATTTCATCGGCGTTTTCATTTTCAAAAAACAAACACGAATATAA